One Romboutsia sp. 13368 genomic window carries:
- the fsa gene encoding fructose-6-phosphate aldolase — protein MRFFIDTANIEEIKEANELGVICGVTTNPSLIAKEGRDFIEVVKEISTIVDGPISAEVISLDHKGMVEEADKLSKIHKNIVIKLPMTLEGLKATKILSQKGIKTNVTLIFSATQALLAARAGATYVSPFVGRLDDIGQDGLSLIEEIVDIFNVNAIETQIIVASVRNPIHVSQAARLGADIATVPYKVITQMTKHPLTDKGIENFLKDWEGASLKX, from the coding sequence ATGAGATTTTTTATAGATACAGCAAACATAGAAGAAATAAAAGAAGCTAACGAATTAGGTGTTATATGTGGTGTTACTACAAATCCATCTCTTATAGCTAAAGAAGGAAGAGATTTTATAGAAGTAGTAAAGGAAATAAGTACTATAGTAGATGGACCTATAAGTGCAGAAGTAATAAGCTTAGATCATAAAGGAATGGTAGAAGAAGCAGATAAGTTATCTAAAATACATAAAAATATAGTTATAAAGTTACCTATGACATTAGAAGGTTTAAAAGCAACTAAAATATTATCTCAAAAAGGAATAAAAACAAATGTTACATTAATATTCTCAGCAACTCAAGCATTATTAGCTGCTAGAGCAGGAGCAACTTATGTAAGTCCATTTGTAGGAAGACTTGATGATATAGGTCAAGATGGACTTTCATTAATAGAAGAAATAGTTGATATATTTAATGTTAATGCTATAGAAACTCAAATAATAGTTGCAAGTGTTAGAAATCCAATACATGTATCACAAGCTGCAAGACTTGGTGCTGATATAGCAACAGTTCCATATAAAGTTATAACTCAAATGACTAAGCATCCTTTAACAGATAAAGGAATAGAAAACTTCCTTAAAGATTGGGAAGGTGCTTCATTAAAATWATAA
- a CDS encoding manganese efflux pump MntP, whose product MNFIALIFTGFALSMDAFAVSITKGITIKNLKKSTAIKMALAFGLFQGGMPLLGWILGISFESYIKSIDHWIAFILLGFIGFNMIKGFFEERKEEKSELEISATADKGDLSNKEIIMLAIATSIDALAVGISFAFLNVNIIPASLIICIITFLVCXFGAFIGNKVGDIFNGYAELVGGVILILIGFNILNEHTQMLSKIFNLLF is encoded by the coding sequence ATGAATTTTATAGCACTCATATTTACAGGATTTGCACTATCTATGGATGCATTTGCAGTATCAATAACAAAGGGTATTACAATTAAAAATTTAAAAAAATCTACAGCAATAAAAATGGCTTTAGCATTTGGATTATTCCAAGGAGGAATGCCACTTCTTGGATGGATTTTAGGTATTAGTTTTGAAAGTTACATAAAATCTATAGACCATTGGATAGCATTTATATTACTTGGATTTATAGGATTTAATATGATAAAAGGATTTTTTGAGGAAAGAAAAGAAGAAAAATCTGAACTAGAAATTAGTGCTACAGCTGATAAAGGTGATTTATCAAATAAAGAGATAATAATGCTTGCAATAGCTACTAGTATAGATGCTTTAGCAGTAGGAATAAGCTTTGCATTTTTAAATGTTAATATAATACCAGCATCTTTAATAATATGTATTATAACATTTTTAGTATGTRTTTTTGGAGCATTTATAGGAAATAAAGTAGGAGATATATTTAATGGATATGCAGAATTAGTAGGTGGAGTAATACTTATATTAATAGGATTTAATATACTTAATGAGCATACTCAAATGCTAAGTAAAATATTTAATTTATTATTTTAA
- a CDS encoding GtrA family protein codes for MTDKLNFLKGKIKEYIKFNIVGTSNFIVSQILYITLFTLFKLNYIIAYTITSILSVIASYFLNSKFTFKNENYSTKRFFLSILVYIFEYILNMGIIILLVQIFNVNKIIAPLISPVFSTPPVFFLMRFVIKNKKI; via the coding sequence ATGACAGATAAATTAAACTTTTTAAAAGGAAAGATAAAAGAATATATAAAATTTAATATTGTAGGTACTAGTAACTTTATAGTATCTCAAATTTTGTACATTACACTTTTTACACTCTTTAAATTAAATTATATAATAGCATATACAATAACTAGTATACTTAGTGTTATTGCATCCTATTTTTTAAATTCAAAATTTACATTTAAAAATGAAAATTATTCAACTAAAAGGTTTTTCTTATCTATTTTAGTTTATATTTTTGAATACATACTTAATATGGGAATTATTATTCTTTTAGTACAAATATTTAATGTAAACAAAATAATAGCACCTTTAATATCACCAGTATTCTCTACTCCACCAGTATTTTTCTTAATGAGATTTGTTATAAAAAATAAAAAAATATAA
- a CDS encoding ATP-binding protein, giving the protein GSGIGLSLVHSLVNMHNGSINVRSKLGVGSEFKFTIPKNLVCNCDNTIKYDCTLSENKIERCNIEFSDIYE; this is encoded by the coding sequence GGTAGTGGTATAGGGTTATCATTAGTACATTCTTTAGTTAATATGCATAATGGAAGTATTAATGTAAGAAGTAAGTTAGGTGTTGGAAGTGAATTTAAGTTTACTATTCCAAAAAACTTAGTATGTAATTGTGACAATACTATTAAATATGATTGTACATTAAGTGAAAATAAAATAGAAAGATGTAATATAGAATTTTCTGATATATATGAATAG
- a CDS encoding cation-translocating P-type ATPase, with translation MFYKKNTQEVMKLLNSSLEGLSKEEAQERLEKYGYNELKEKEKSSVIKLFLETFKDPLVIILLIAALVQVFLGEVIESAIILAVVTLNSILSVVQSKKAEGSLDSLKKLSIPYTKVIRDNEKITISSRELVVGDIVLVEAGDYVPADGRIIESQSLKIVEGMITGESEPILKIEEEIPLDSALGDQKNMVFSGSMVVYGRGTFIVTNTGMNTEVGKIANLLDNAESKQTPLQQKLDEFSKKLGIGICCLSAMIFAVQVMRGGDLASSFMFAIAIAVAAIPEALSSIVTIVLAVGTNTMAKKQAIVRKLPAVETLGSTGIICTDKTGTLTQNKMTVVDVYTYENKNLILADNVDGNEVAATSSSIQDRYLTLASILCNDSDVNNEGIEIGDPTEVALINYASSNNIDYKMLREKYIRIGEIPFDSDRKLMSTVNKVDDETIMFTKGAPDVIFSRCKYALSNGEVVEFNDEIIDEYRKINEDFSNQALRVLAFASKTVNNNVELTIDDENELTLIGLMAMIDPPREEVYEAVKNAKNSGIKTIMITGDHKTTAMAIAKDIGIMENGDLALTGKELDDLSEDKLDKILDKVSVYARVSPENKIRIVRAWQRKDKVCAMTGDGVNDAPALKQADIGIGMGSGTEVAKDSSDMILMDDNFATIVKAVESGRTIYNNIKKSITYLFSGNLGGIIAIVFALFANLPNPFTTIQLLFINLVTDSLPAIALGLEKPEKNIMNVPVRDSKESILDKDTLKAILVKGSIIGIVTIIAQYVGMKNSPELGCAMAFLTLTLSRILQTLPSRSNTETIFKLGIKTNKYALGAVVVCLGMLLITLLPFMRTVFAIPASFGLESFIVCFALALVSTLMMEAVKFIKTK, from the coding sequence ATGTTTTACAAAAAAAATACTCAAGAAGTAATGAAATTATTAAATAGTAGTTTAGAGGGAYTATCTAAAGAAGAGGCACAAGAAAGACTTGAAAAGTACGGATATAATGAATTAAAGGAAAAAGAAAAAAGTAGTGTTATAAAACTATTTTTAGAAACATTTAAAGATCCTTTAGTAATAATTCTTTTGATAGCAGCTTTAGTTCAAGTATTTTTAGGAGAAGTTATAGAATCAGCTATAATACTTGCAGTTGTTACTTTAAACTCAATACTTAGTGTTGTTCAAAGTAAAAAAGCAGAAGGATCACTTGATAGTTTAAAGAAATTATCAATTCCATACACTAAAGTAATAAGGGATAATGAGAAGATAACAATTTCATCTAGAGAATTAGTAGTAGGTGATATTGTACTTGTAGAGGCAGGAGATTATGTACCTGCAGACGGTAGAATTATAGAATCTCAAAGTTTAAAAATAGTAGAGGGAATGATTACAGGAGAATCAGAACCAATATTAAAAATAGAAGAAGAAATACCACTAGATAGTGCTTTAGGAGATCAAAAAAATATGGTATTTAGTGGTTCTATGGTAGTTTACGGTAGAGGGACATTTATTGTAACTAATACAGGAATGAATACTGAAGTAGGTAAAATTGCTAATTTACTTGATAATGCAGAGAGCAAGCAAACACCGTTACAACAAAAGCTAGATGAATTTAGTAAAAAGTTAGGTATAGGTATATGTTGTTTATCTGCTATGATATTTGCAGTTCAAGTAATGAGAGGCGGAGATTTAGCAAGTTCATTTATGTTTGCAATAGCTATAGCAGTTGCAGCTATTCCTGAAGCACTATCTTCTATAGTAACTATAGTTTTAGCAGTTGGAACAAATACAATGGCTAAAAAACAAGCAATAGTTCGTAAGTTACCGGCAGTTGAAACATTAGGTTCAACAGGTATAATATGTACTGATAAAACTGGTACATTAACTCAAAATAAAATGACAGTAGTTGATGTATATACTTATGAAAATAAAAATTTAATTTTAGCAGACAATGTAGATGGTAATGAAGTAGCAGCAACAAGTAGTTCTATACAAGATAGATATCTTACTTTAGCATCAATTTTATGTAATGATTCAGATGTAAATAATGAAGGTATTGAAATTGGAGATCCAACTGAAGTTGCACTTATAAACTATGCATCTTCAAATAACATAGATTATAAAATGCTAAGAGAAAAATATATTAGAATAGGTGAAATACCTTTTGATAGTGATAGAAAATTAATGTCTACAGTAAATAAAGTTGATGATGAAACTATAATGTTTACTAAAGGTGCACCAGATGTTATTTTTAGTAGATGTAAGTATGCTTTAAGTAATGGTGAAGTAGTAGAATTTAACGATGAAATAATAGATGAATATAGAAAAATCAATGAAGATTTCTCTAATCAAGCATTAAGAGTATTAGCATTTGCTAGTAAAACAGTAAATAATAATGTTGAGTTAACTATAGATGATGAAAATGAATTAACATTAATAGGTCTTATGGCAATGATTGACCCTCCAAGAGAGGAAGTATATGAAGCTGTTAAAAATGCTAAAAATTCTGGTATAAAAACTATAATGATAACAGGTGACCATAAGACAACAGCAATGGCAATAGCTAAAGATATAGGGATAATGGAAAATGGTGATTTAGCACTTACAGGAAAAGAATTAGATGATTTAAGTGAAGATAAGTTAGATAAAATATTAGATAAAGTATCTGTATATGCAAGGGTATCGCCTGAAAATAAAATAAGAATAGTAAGAGCATGGCAAAGAAAAGATAAAGTATGTGCTATGACTGGTGATGGTGTAAATGATGCACCTGCATTAAAACAAGCTGATATTGGTATAGGTATGGGAAGTGGAACTGAAGTTGCTAAAGATTCATCTGATATGATTTTAATGGATGATAACTTTGCAACTATAGTTAAAGCTGTTGAATCAGGAAGAACAATTTATAACAATATTAAAAAATCAATAACATATTTATTCTCAGGTAACTTAGGTGGGATAATTGCTATAGTATTTGCATTATTTGCAAATTTACCTAATCCTTTTACAACTATACAATTATTATTCATAAATCTAGTTACAGACTCACTACCAGCTATAGCACTTGGACTTGAAAAGCCAGAAAAAAATATAATGAATGTACCAGTAAGAGATTCTAAAGAGTCAATATTAGATAAAGATACATTAAAAGCTATATTAGTAAAAGGTAGTATAATAGGTATAGTAACTATAATTGCTCAGTATGTAGGTATGAAAAACTCACCAGAGTTAGGCTGTGCAATGGCATTTTTAACTTTAACTTTATCGAGAATACTACAAACATTACCATCAAGATCTAATACAGAAACTATATTTAAATTAGGAATTAAAACTAATAAATATGCATTAGGTGCAGTGGTAGTTTGTTTAGGAATGTTATTAATAACATTATTACCATTTATGAGAACAGTATTTGCAATTCCAGCATCATTTGGATTAGAAAGCTTTATAGTTTGTTTCGCTTTAGCTTTAGTATCAACTTTAATGATGGAAGCTGTTAAGTTTATAAAAACAAAATAG
- a CDS encoding peptidylprolyl isomerase: MSEDKKISKENEESKIESSIEEKTENNNDELTEEVVDNKEDKSSEIINTEESVENNTKSKLKKFKHGKSIIAMAVVGCICLGLGFTYGKSVGRVLPATSRNYRSNKVIATVGDTKLTGEQLRQKIEPLFYINAKTKMTDEEIDAYEASMIDYMTTTEVLYLEGKAEGIKVEKEDVESEYSSLISSLEQTYNITEDDLINKCNIPKEDILKELEKELIAVQYIGKESEVTEKEAENYYNKNKDEFLTVRASHILIKNTDDEGNSVSDEQKKKNKEKAEDILKQAKEGVDFAQLAKEYSEDTSSEKGGDLDFFSKGQMVEPFEKAAFSLKNGEIYPEVVETDYGYHIIKKTDEKYEDFDTIKEELVYTLGYEKQSNILDNLIEKYNVEIK; this comes from the coding sequence ATGTCTGAAGATAAAAAAATATCAAAAGAAAATGAAGAATCAAAAATAGAATCTTCTATAGAAGAAAAAACAGAAAATAATAATGATGAATTAACTGAAGAAGTTGTAGATAATAAAGAGGATAAAAGCTCAGAAATAATAAATACTGAAGAATCAGTAGAAAATAATACTAAAAGTAAATTAAAAAAATTTAAACATGGTAAATCTATAATTGCAATGGCTGTTGTAGGATGTATTTGTTTAGGTTTAGGATTTACATATGGAAAATCTGTAGGAAGAGTATTACCTGCAACATCAAGAAATTATAGAAGTAACAAGGTTATAGCAACAGTTGGAGATACAAAATTAACTGGTGAACAACTTAGACAAAAAATAGAGCCTTTATTTTATATAAATGCAAAAACTAAAATGACTGATGAAGAAATAGATGCTTATGAAGCTAGTATGATAGATTATATGACTACAACAGAGGTATTATATTTAGAAGGTAAAGCAGAAGGAATAAAGGTTGAAAAAGAAGATGTAGAAAGTGAATATTCTTCTTTAATATCAAGTTTAGAGCAAACTTACAATATAACAGAAGATGATTTAATAAATAAATGTAATATTCCTAAAGAAGATATATTAAAAGAATTAGAAAAAGAATTAATTGCTGTTCAATATATAGGAAAAGAATCAGAAGTAACTGAAAAAGAAGCAGAAAATTATTATAATAAAAACAAGGACGAATTTTTAACAGTTAGAGCATCTCATATACTAATTAAAAATACAGATGATGAAGGAAATTCTGTAAGTGATGAACAAAAGAAAAAGAATAAGGAAAAAGCAGAAGATATATTAAAACAAGCTAAAGAAGGAGTAGATTTTGCTCAATTAGCTAAAGAATATTCAGAAGATACTAGTAGTGAAAAAGGTGGAGATTTAGATTTCTTTAGCAAAGGTCAAATGGTAGAGCCTTTTGAAAAAGCTGCATTTTCATTAAAAAATGGTGAAATATATCCAGAGGTAGTAGAGACTGATTATGGATACCATATAATTAAAAAGACAGATGAAAAGTATGAAGACTTTGACACTATAAAGGAAGAGTTAGTATATACTTTAGGATATGAAAAGCAAAGTAATATATTAGATAATTTAATTGAAAAATATAATGTAGAAATTAAGTAG